The genomic stretch GCAGCTTGGCGGAAACACACTCGAAATCACGCGCAAGGTCGAGGCCGCTTTGGCGGGTTTACGTCCGGGGTTGAAAGATGTCGAAATCGACTCGACGATCTTTCGGCCAGCGACTTTTGTCGAGATGTCGCTGGAGAATCTATCGTGGGCCCTGGCGTCGGCGTGCGTCCTGGTCCTGGTGGTACTCGTCGCGTTTCTATTCGACTGGCGAACGGCATTGATCAGCGCCACGGCGATCCCGCTGTCATTGGTTGCAGCGGCCATGGTGCTGCGGTACTGCGGCGTTTCGATCAACACCATGGTGCTCGCGGGCCTGATTATCGCCCTGGGCGAAGTCGTCGACGATGCGATCATCGACGTTGAAAACGTCGTGCGACGCCTGCGGTTGAATCGCGCGCTCCAGCGCCCCCGCCCAATTCTGCGTGTGATTCTTGACGCGTCGATCGAGGTTCGCGGCGCTGTCGTGTATGGCACCTTGATCGTGATGCTCGTGGTCCTGCCAGTTTTCATGCTCGAAGGACTGGCCGGGGCCTTTTTTCGACCGCTGGCCCTGGCTTACCTGCTGGCCATCTTCGCGTCTTTGGCCGTGGCCCTTACGGTGACGCCGGCGATGTGCCTGTTGCTCTTGCCGGGCCACTCGGACCGCCGCCGGGAGGCCCCCCTACTCGTCTGGCTTAAACGTCCCTACCACGCAGTCTTGTCCCGGCTGCTGCAATGGCCGCGCTTGGCCTGGGGCGCAGCGGCGACAGCTTTGTTGCTGTGCGTGGCGACGCTGCCCTATCTGGGCCAGGAGTTCATGCCCAAGTTTCAGGAATTCGATTTCCTCATGCACTGGGTAGAAAAGCCCGGCACCTCGCTGGCCGCGATGGACCGCATCACGATTCGCGCCAGTCAGGAATTGCGATCGATTCCTGGCGTCCGAAACTTCGGCTCACATATCGGCCGTGCCGAGGTGGCCGACGAGGTCGTGGGACCGAACTTCACGGAACTTTGGATCAGCCTCGACCGGGAAGTCGTTTACCCCACCACCGTTGCCAAGGTGCAGGAGGTGGTTGACGGGTATCCCGGGCTCTACCGGGATTTATTGACCTATTTGCGCGAGCGCATCAAGGAGGTTCTGACCGGGGCCAGTGCCACGCTGGTGGTCCGTATCTTTGGCGACGATTTGGCGACGCTCCGTGCACAGGCCCAACAAGTCGGCCGCGTCATGGCGGAGATTCCGGGCGTGAGCGATTTGAAGGTTGAGCCGCAGATTCTCGTGCCACAACTCGAGATTCGTGTGCGCCCGCAGGCCGCTGAGCAATTCGGGCTGACGCCGGGAATGATTCGCCAGGCAGCGAACACCCTCGTCAAAGGACGAACGGTCGGCCAGGTGTTTGAGCGGCAAAAAATGTTCGATGTTGTCGTCTGGGGCGCCGAGCCCACGCGGCTCGATCTGGCCGCCATCGAGCAGTTGCTGATCGAGACACCCACGGGCGGGTTTGTCCCCTTGCGAGAGGTGGCGGACGTTTCGATCAATGGGGCACCCAACGAGATCAAACGCGAGGGGGCCTCACGGCGGATCGACGTCCTATGCAACGTGCGCGATCGCGACTTGGGTTCGGTGGCGGCCGACATCGAACAGCGCGTCGGCAAGCTCGATTTTCCGCAAGGCTATCATCCCGAGTTTTTGGGTGAGTATGCGGCCCGACAGCAATCGAGCCGCCGCCTGGCGCTGGCCACGGTGCTGACGCTCATCGGTATCATCGTGCTGCTCTACTCCGAGTTTCGACGTTGGCGCGACGTGGGTCTCATTGCCGCAGGTTTCATCGTCGCGCTGGGGGGCGGAGTGTTGGGGGTTTGGTTCGGTGGTGGAAACGTTTCTCTTGGATCACTGGTGGGCTTTGTCACCGTCATTGGCATTGCTGTTCGCAATGGCATCATGCTCGTGAGTCACTACCGTCATCTGGAGGAGCGCGAGGGCGTCGTCTTTGGCAGCGAATTGGCGCTGCGAGGCGCGGAGGAGCGACTCGGGCCGATTCTCATGACCGCCGCGGCCGCCGGTCTTGCGCTGGTGCCGTTGGTCGCGGGAGGCAACCTTCCGGGCCATGAGATAGAGTTCCCCATGGCCCTGGTCATCCTCGGAGGCCTGATCAGCTCGACGCTGATGAATTTGCTCGTCATCCCGGCGGGATACCTCGGCTTTAGACCACCGCCCAAGCACGTTGCTCGAACGACCTGATCTCAGTCGTTTCAAACAGCTACGGTTTTGCGACCTCTCAGAGTGCGCTTCCGGTTCAGGGCAGTGTGTGCGGCCATCGTTCTCGGAAGGCCATCCATAGGGCCTCACTGCAAGTGTCGTGGTTCGTCGTCTTCTCCAGTGCGTCAGGGCCGGGACGTGCGCGGTTACTTAATCTCGAGATTTGGCCCGCGCACGGACAAAACCCCCGCGATGTCACGGCGAGCGCCCGCAGGGCCGTGACGGGGAAGGACCCTGGCCGTCACCGATCCGGCTGCACGGTGACCGCGGCGTTGGCGCGGCCGAGGATGTCGCGCCGCACCACCGCGGGTAGCTTGGGCCAAAGGTCGAACACGATGGCCAAGCCCACCGCATCATCGGGTGCCTGACGAAGGCACAACTCCAACACTTCGCTCCGCAAGGGCCGATCCGCCGCTGGCTGCGCCGTCCTTGCGCCGATTACGTCGGATTCTGCAGCGCTCGACGAGGCAGAATTCCGTAAGTCGCTGTCCGGGTTGGCGGTTAGGGCAATCGGTTCGAGTCCTGTGCCGCCCATTGCACTCACTCGCAATCCCTCTTGAAAAATGACCAGGCCCAAATCCTAACAATCAGGCCGGATCGGTTTTCTGGGGGCAGGTCAGTGTGCTGGGACCAGGTCGGGACACGTTGCGTTCAATGCGCAGAGGGGATTCCGGTGCGGTGGCTTTTGCTACCCTCGCCGGGTCTCGATGCGTCGCAACTCGGTCAAGAGGCGGTGCGTCGACGTCAGCTCGATGAGCTCGGCCAGCGATCGCACTCCCAGTTTGTGCATGATCGAAGCGCGGCGCATCTCGACGGCACGCTCGGTGATCTGCAGGCGACCTGAGATCGCCTTGTTCGTCAGGCCCTGTTGCACCAGGTCGAGCGTCTCGCGGTCGCGGGGAGTGAGCTGCGCAATCTTTCTGGCGAGGGCCGCGAAATCGGCCTCGCGCTCGCGCAATTGGGCATCCCGGAGCAGGGCTCGCTGCACGCAATCGAGCAGCGTCGCGCGATCGAAGGGCTTTTCGAGGAACTCGATCGCGCCGGTCTTCATCGCGGCAACTGCGGTCGAGACATCGGCATGCGCCGTAATGAAGATGACGGGCAAGTGCTTGCCTTGGGCCTGCATCTCCTCGTAAAGCTGCACGCCCGACATCCGTGGCATTTGAATGTCGAGGATCAGGCAGCCGGACATCTCCGGGCGATAGTGCCGCAGAAACAATCCGGGACTCGCGAATGCCTGGACGGCAAAGCCCAGCATCTCGAGCAAGACGTAGAGCGACTCGCGCATCTGGTCGTCGTCGTCAACCACAAACACGGTCGGCTTGGCGACGCTGCTCGGCGGCATGTTGGCCTATTCGCGGGAGGACGAAGGAAAACTGGGCGCCGCACGGCGCCAGCGACTGGGCCCAGATTGTTCCCTGATGCTGTTCGACAATCGAACGGCATATCGAGAGGCCAATCCCCAGCCCGTCAGACTTGGTTGTTTGAAACGCGGCGAACAGGACGTTGGGATCGATGCCCGCGAGGCCAGGGCCATTGTCGACAACGTCCACCTGTACTGAGTCGGGTTGCGGCTTGATGCGCAGCACGATGCGACGATTCTCCGGTGAGTTGCCGGCCAGGGCGTGCAGCGAGTTTTGAATCAGGTTGACGAGCACCTGCTGGATCTGAACCGCGTCGACCTCGACGACTAGCTCGCCGCCGGCAGGGGGAACGAACGAAAGACTCGTTTCGCCGCGCTCGGCCTCGGGTCGGCAGAGCTCGACGACCTCGTGCAGGAGCGCGATCAACTCGACCGACGTCCTCGACGGCGCACCGGGGCGGACGAAATCGCGCATCCGCCGCACGATGCCGCCCGCGCGAAGCGACGCTTGCCGCACGCGCTCGATCAACTCGCGCAGCCTCGCCCGCGCTGGTTCGTCGAGCGGCCGTTCGAGGGCCAGGTCGCAGGCCTCGGTGTAGTTGACGATCGCCGCGAAAGGCTGGTTGAGCTCGTGGGCCAGGCCGGCCGCCAGGTGGCCGACGGTTTCGACTCGATTCGCATGGGCAAGCTGAGCGGCCAGCGTCCGATTGCGGTCTTCGACGGCCTGGCGTTCGGCGGCCTCGACGCGCAGCGCGGTGAGCGTATTGTCGAGATTGCGCGTGCGCAGCGCGACTTGCTGCTCGAGTTCGTCGACCTGGCCGCGGATAGCCTGCGTGGCCGGGTGTATGACGAGCCGGCCCAGCGCAATCACCAGGGCGACGATCGCGGCGGCCACCGCCGCAGCGCACCACCGCAGCCGGCGCAACTCGGCCCCGGCCAGAGATTCGAACAGCGAGACCTGGCTGTCCATGAGTTGGAGAAACACCGGCTCGTGGGTGACGACCGCGTCAATCGCTCGCGCCGAATCTTCAGGCGACGCTCCCGCAGCGCTGCCTAGGGTGGTTGCGGCCGTCTGCATCGCGTCGAAGTGCGGCTCGATCTCGGCCCATACGTGGTCAATCTGGGGTGATGCGAGACGCGCGATGCCGCGCCGGGCGTCACCGTGCTGCAATGCGAGGTGGGCAGCCTTCCATTCGGCGACCGCATCGCGGAGTTCGGCGCGGAGGTCGGCTTGGGAACGGTGGTCCAGCGCCATGACCTGTGCCAGCGCGGCTTTGGCGATCTTCTGGCTGAGCATACGCTGCCGGCCCGCCACGTTGATCGCCGGTGCAAAGGCGTTCATTCGAGCGAGCAACGGTTGCAGGATGGCCTGATCGGCCAGGACCAGGGCCAGGATCGCGGCGAGTACGGCCAGATACCGCCGGCTGACACGGCGAACGAGGTCGTCCTTGTCCAGTGCCTGAGCGCGGAGGTTCGAGGAAATGGAATCGACAATCATCGGGCTGCCATCGAACGAAACGGGCTTCGCGCTGCGAAGTCCGGGCGACGACGGACTTGCGTCGAGGGCATCACTGCAAATCGCGGGGCGGCCCCGAGAAAATGCTCGAACACGTGATTGCATAGAGGGTTATGGAATCGACTCTGTGGATTTCCGAATCGTCCGAAGGACCGATTTGCCTAAGGTCTAGGCGTGCTTGCGCGCGGGTTGGGCGGTGGAACCGGGCCATCGCGGGGCCGCCGCTGGTCAATCCTTCGGATGTCCGAAGAACGACGACGTATTTCGCCACGCGGGCGCGGCGGTTGCTCTCGACGGTGTCGCGTCACCACGGCTCTCGGCGGACGAGTCGTGCGACGAACGAAGCGAACACCCCCAACACACGAGAGGCGAATCCGCCATGCAGACCGACGGGAAAGCCACGCGCATCGAGTTGTTGAATTTCTCCACGCCACAGATGCGGGCCTTCCACATGTCGTGGATCGCCTTCTTCCTCTGCTTCTTCGCCTGGTTCGGGATCGCCCCGCTGATGGCCGTCGTGCGGGAGGAATTCGAGCTGACCAAGCAGCAGGTCGGCTGGTGCATCATCGGATCGGTGAGCGCGACGATCTTTGCACGGCTGCTCGTCGGTTGGATGTGCGATCACTTTGGGCCGCGGGTGACATATGCCGGGCTGTTGGTCCTAGGGTCGATTCCCGTGATGGCCATTGGGCTGGCCCACGACTTCGCGTCGTTCTTCGTGCTGCGCGTCCTGATCGGCTTGATCGGCGCGTCGTTCGTCATTACGCAATACCACACATCGCGAATGTTTGCCACGAACTGCGTGGGCACGGCCAATGCGATGACGGCCGGCTGGGGCAACCTAGGGGGCGGCGTCACGCAGTTGGCGATGCCGCTGTTGTTATCGTTGCTGGTCGGAACGCTGGGCTTGACCGTCGCCACGGGATGGCGCGTGGCGATGTTGCTGGTTGGAGTGCTCTGTGCCGCGACCGGCGTAGCGTATTACCTGCTGACGGAAGACACGCCGGAAGGGAATTTTCGCGAGCTACGGGCGCGGGGCCAACTGCCCATCCACCAGTCTACACGCGGCGCCTGGGGCGAAGCCTGCCGTGACGGCCGCGTGTGGGCGCTGTTCCTGATCTACGGCGCGTGCTTCGGTATGGAGCTGACGATCGACAATATCGCCGCGCTCTACTTTCTCGATTATTTCGATTATTTCCGCCAACTCGATTCGGCCGAGGCCTTGCAGTGGACCGGCCTGATTGCGGCAACATTTGGCGGGATGAACTTGTTCATGCGGGCCGTCGGGGGTTGGATCGCCGATCGTTGCGGCCACCGCTGGGGGTTTGCGGGCCGGGTGAAATGGCTCTTCCTGGCGCTCTTCGGCGAGGGCATCTTCCTGATGCTTTTTTCGCAAGCTACGTCGCTGCTGCTCGCCATTCCGCTGATGGCCGTGTTTGCGATGTTCGTCAAAATGTCCAACGGGGCGACCTATGCGGTCGTGCCCTTCATCAATCGACGCGCGTTGGGCATCGTCAGCGGGATCGTCGGCGCCGGCGGAAACGCCGGTGCCGTCGCGCTCGGATTCTTGTTCAAGAGTGAGGGGCTCGACTGGCCCACGGCCCTGTTGATCGCCGGGGCGTCCGTGACGTGCATCTCGTTCGCCAGCTTGACGATCACCCAGCGCGCGACGAGCCACGAACCGGCCGGTGTCGATCGCCCCGCGGCCGAAGCGGCTTCACTCGCCTAAACACCGGAACGATTCTGCACCCGGAGAAGTTTCATGCCGAGCAACGAAACTTTCGATCGGCCGGCAGTTGTCGTCATCGGTAACGGCATGGTCGGTCAGCGATTCTGCGAGCGGCTGGTCGAATTCGATTGCGAGCACCGCTACCGGATCGTGACGTTCTGCGAAGAATCACGCAGCGCCTACGATCGCGTCGGATTAACGTCGTTCTTTGCCCATCATTCGGCGGAGCGGCTGATGCTGGCGCGCCGCGAATGGTATTCCGAACAGGGGATCGAACTGCACGTCGGCGACCGGGCGGCGACGATCGATCGTCGTGCGCGCGTCGTGACGTCGGATCGGGGCGTCGCGATCCGGTACGAACATGTCGTGCTGGCAACGGGCTCGCTCCCGTTCGTGCCTCCCATGCCGGGCGTGCAGCTCCCCGGGGTGTTCGTGTACCGGACGATCGAGGACCTCGAAGCCATCATCGCATATGCCCGGCGCTCGCGGCGCTGCGCGGTGCTCGGGGGCGGGCTGTTGGGGCTGGAAGCCGCCAAGGCGGCCCTCGACTTGGGTTTGGAGACGCACGTCATCGAGCGGTCGCCACGCTTGATGCCGCGGCAAATCGACGAGGTGGCGTCTCACATTCTCTGCCGGCAGATCGAGGCACTGGGGGTCCGCGTCTGGTTGAACGCGGCCACCAGGGCGATCGGCGGATCGAATCTGGTCGAGTGGCTGGAAACCGAGGGCGGTGACCGAATCGACGTTGATATGGTGATCGTTTCGGCCGGGATTCGCCCGCGCGATGAGCTGGCGCAGAGCGCCGGGCTGGTCGTGGGCGAACGCGGCGGCATCGCGGTAAACGATCGGCTGGAAACGTCCGACGAACGCATCCTGGCCATCGGCGAATGTGCGCTGCACCGCAACATGATCTATGGCCTGGTCGCGCCAGGCTACGAGATGGCCGAAATCGCGGCCGCCAACCTGACCGGCCAGCAGCGGCGATTCACCGGCGCTGACCTGTCGACCAAGCTCAAGCTCATGGGCGTCGACGTGGCGAGCTTCGGCGCCCACGACGCGCCGCCCCAGCGGGCGACGCCGCTGGTGTTCGAGGATCCGCTCGGGGGCGTCTATCGGAAGCTCTTGTTTTCACCCGACGGGACGCGGTTGCTCGGCGGAATCCTGGTGGGCGACGCGGCCGATTATGGACGCCTGGCGATGCTCGCCAAGAGCGACGCGCCGCTGCCGTGCCTGCCGGGCGATCTGTTGGCGCCTGCGAAGGCCGGTACGGCCGCGGTCGGCATCGACGCGTTGCCCGACGCGGCGCAGGTATGCTCGTGCAACAACGTCACCAAAGGGGCGCTGTGCGCGGCCATCCACGACCAGGGGGTCGATACGCTCGCAGCGCTGAAGCAGTGCACGAGGGCCGGCACCGGCTGCGGGGGGTGCGTACCGCTGGTGGCCGACGTACTGGCCAGCGAGCTGAAGAAATCGGGACGCGTGGTGGTGAATTACCTCTGCGAGCATTTCCCGCTCTCGCGCACCGAGTTGTTTGCCGTCATCAAGGTCAAGGAACTGCGCACGTTCGCACAGGTGTTGGACGATTGCGGGCGCGGGCTCGGCTGCGAAGTTTGCAAGCCGGCCGTGGCATCGATCCTGGCGAGCCTCTGGAATGAGGATATTCTCGCGCCGGCCCACCAGACGCTGCAGGACACGAACGACCGCTTTCTGGCCAATTTGCAGCGTGGAGGAACATATTCGGTCGTGCCGCGCGTGCCCGGGGGAGAGATCACGCCCGACAAGCTGGCGGTGATCGCTCGCGTGGCGAAGAAATACGGACTGTACACCAAGATCACCGGGGGCCAACGGATCGACCTGTTCGGCGCGCCGGTCGAGCAGCTGCCAAACATCTGGGAGGAGCTGATCGAGGCGGGTTTCGAGAGCGGGCACGCCTATGGCAAGGCCCTACGGACCGTCAAGAGCTGCGTGGGCTCGACCTGGTGCCGGTATGGCGTGCAAGACTCGGTGGGCTTCGCCATTCGCGTCGAGCATCGTTACAAGGGGATTCGCGCGCCCCACAAAATCAAGATGGCCGTCTCCGGTTGTACGCGCGAATGTGCCGAGGCGCAGAGCAAAGACGTGGGGCTGATCGCCACCGAACAGGGATACAACCTGTACGTGTGCGGCAACGGTGGCGCAAAGCCCCGGCATGCCGATTTGCTGGCGACCGACTTGGACGAGGAAACGGCGCTGCGCTACATCGACCGGTTCTTGATGTACTACATCACGACGGCCGACAAGCTCACGCGGACCGCCACCTGGCTCGAAAAGCTCGAAGGGGGACTGGCCCACGTCAAAGACGTCGTCGTCCACGACAAACTGAAACTCGCCGACGAGCTGGAAGCGATGATGGCCCGGCTGGTCGACACTTACGCTTGCGAATGGGCCGCAGTGGTGCGCGATCCGCAGCGCCGCCGAGGATT from Pirellulales bacterium encodes the following:
- a CDS encoding efflux RND transporter permease subunit → MLRTLVQFSLHKPLLVLASAIAVLVVGYRTLRESPLDVFPEFSPPLVEVQTEAPGLSTEEVESLVTVPLENALNGVAGLKTLRSKSVLGLSSVQMIFQDGTDLMQARQLVQERLAIEASRLPQVTKPPVILPPLSSTSRVLKVGITSKKLTQMELSELAKWTIRPRLMAVPGVANVAIWGARDKQLQVLVDPERLRAYGLTLAQIERAAAEATALAGGGFVDTPNQRIPIRHVATVRNPDELAAIVVAHRGGAPLKLGDIAEVTIGHAPPIGDAIINDVPGLLLIVEKQLGGNTLEITRKVEAALAGLRPGLKDVEIDSTIFRPATFVEMSLENLSWALASACVLVLVVLVAFLFDWRTALISATAIPLSLVAAAMVLRYCGVSINTMVLAGLIIALGEVVDDAIIDVENVVRRLRLNRALQRPRPILRVILDASIEVRGAVVYGTLIVMLVVLPVFMLEGLAGAFFRPLALAYLLAIFASLAVALTVTPAMCLLLLPGHSDRRREAPLLVWLKRPYHAVLSRLLQWPRLAWGAAATALLLCVATLPYLGQEFMPKFQEFDFLMHWVEKPGTSLAAMDRITIRASQELRSIPGVRNFGSHIGRAEVADEVVGPNFTELWISLDREVVYPTTVAKVQEVVDGYPGLYRDLLTYLRERIKEVLTGASATLVVRIFGDDLATLRAQAQQVGRVMAEIPGVSDLKVEPQILVPQLEIRVRPQAAEQFGLTPGMIRQAANTLVKGRTVGQVFERQKMFDVVVWGAEPTRLDLAAIEQLLIETPTGGFVPLREVADVSINGAPNEIKREGASRRIDVLCNVRDRDLGSVAADIEQRVGKLDFPQGYHPEFLGEYAARQQSSRRLALATVLTLIGIIVLLYSEFRRWRDVGLIAAGFIVALGGGVLGVWFGGGNVSLGSLVGFVTVIGIAVRNGIMLVSHYRHLEEREGVVFGSELALRGAEERLGPILMTAAAAGLALVPLVAGGNLPGHEIEFPMALVILGGLISSTLMNLLVIPAGYLGFRPPPKHVARTT
- a CDS encoding response regulator, encoding MPPSSVAKPTVFVVDDDDQMRESLYVLLEMLGFAVQAFASPGLFLRHYRPEMSGCLILDIQMPRMSGVQLYEEMQAQGKHLPVIFITAHADVSTAVAAMKTGAIEFLEKPFDRATLLDCVQRALLRDAQLREREADFAALARKIAQLTPRDRETLDLVQQGLTNKAISGRLQITERAVEMRRASIMHKLGVRSLAELIELTSTHRLLTELRRIETRRG
- a CDS encoding type IV pili methyl-accepting chemotaxis transducer N-terminal domain-containing protein gives rise to the protein MIVDSISSNLRAQALDKDDLVRRVSRRYLAVLAAILALVLADQAILQPLLARMNAFAPAINVAGRQRMLSQKIAKAALAQVMALDHRSQADLRAELRDAVAEWKAAHLALQHGDARRGIARLASPQIDHVWAEIEPHFDAMQTAATTLGSAAGASPEDSARAIDAVVTHEPVFLQLMDSQVSLFESLAGAELRRLRWCAAAVAAAIVALVIALGRLVIHPATQAIRGQVDELEQQVALRTRNLDNTLTALRVEAAERQAVEDRNRTLAAQLAHANRVETVGHLAAGLAHELNQPFAAIVNYTEACDLALERPLDEPARARLRELIERVRQASLRAGGIVRRMRDFVRPGAPSRTSVELIALLHEVVELCRPEAERGETSLSFVPPAGGELVVEVDAVQIQQVLVNLIQNSLHALAGNSPENRRIVLRIKPQPDSVQVDVVDNGPGLAGIDPNVLFAAFQTTKSDGLGIGLSICRSIVEQHQGTIWAQSLAPCGAQFSFVLPRIGQHAAEQRRQADRVCG
- a CDS encoding MFS transporter; the encoded protein is MQTDGKATRIELLNFSTPQMRAFHMSWIAFFLCFFAWFGIAPLMAVVREEFELTKQQVGWCIIGSVSATIFARLLVGWMCDHFGPRVTYAGLLVLGSIPVMAIGLAHDFASFFVLRVLIGLIGASFVITQYHTSRMFATNCVGTANAMTAGWGNLGGGVTQLAMPLLLSLLVGTLGLTVATGWRVAMLLVGVLCAATGVAYYLLTEDTPEGNFRELRARGQLPIHQSTRGAWGEACRDGRVWALFLIYGACFGMELTIDNIAALYFLDYFDYFRQLDSAEALQWTGLIAATFGGMNLFMRAVGGWIADRCGHRWGFAGRVKWLFLALFGEGIFLMLFSQATSLLLAIPLMAVFAMFVKMSNGATYAVVPFINRRALGIVSGIVGAGGNAGAVALGFLFKSEGLDWPTALLIAGASVTCISFASLTITQRATSHEPAGVDRPAAEAASLA
- the nirB gene encoding nitrite reductase large subunit NirB is translated as MPSNETFDRPAVVVIGNGMVGQRFCERLVEFDCEHRYRIVTFCEESRSAYDRVGLTSFFAHHSAERLMLARREWYSEQGIELHVGDRAATIDRRARVVTSDRGVAIRYEHVVLATGSLPFVPPMPGVQLPGVFVYRTIEDLEAIIAYARRSRRCAVLGGGLLGLEAAKAALDLGLETHVIERSPRLMPRQIDEVASHILCRQIEALGVRVWLNAATRAIGGSNLVEWLETEGGDRIDVDMVIVSAGIRPRDELAQSAGLVVGERGGIAVNDRLETSDERILAIGECALHRNMIYGLVAPGYEMAEIAAANLTGQQRRFTGADLSTKLKLMGVDVASFGAHDAPPQRATPLVFEDPLGGVYRKLLFSPDGTRLLGGILVGDAADYGRLAMLAKSDAPLPCLPGDLLAPAKAGTAAVGIDALPDAAQVCSCNNVTKGALCAAIHDQGVDTLAALKQCTRAGTGCGGCVPLVADVLASELKKSGRVVVNYLCEHFPLSRTELFAVIKVKELRTFAQVLDDCGRGLGCEVCKPAVASILASLWNEDILAPAHQTLQDTNDRFLANLQRGGTYSVVPRVPGGEITPDKLAVIARVAKKYGLYTKITGGQRIDLFGAPVEQLPNIWEELIEAGFESGHAYGKALRTVKSCVGSTWCRYGVQDSVGFAIRVEHRYKGIRAPHKIKMAVSGCTRECAEAQSKDVGLIATEQGYNLYVCGNGGAKPRHADLLATDLDEETALRYIDRFLMYYITTADKLTRTATWLEKLEGGLAHVKDVVVHDKLKLADELEAMMARLVDTYACEWAAVVRDPQRRRGFRQFVNCADSEPVIEVVHERGQTRPADWPSEMVSLEQFRLLDGKTLGDAGRCDAQRWVTVGTVDDFPRDGGATIKYGKSQLAVFHLASRGEWYATQNMCPHKKAFVLSRGIVGDVAGVPKVACPVHKKTFSLDSGESLQGEEYKLRTFAARVVNDDVQLLLPPEEELDRLLATEIGCRLATACDARPMILLNGSAQVATDSELQEAT